Proteins encoded within one genomic window of Amorphoplanes friuliensis DSM 7358:
- a CDS encoding HhH-GPD-type base excision DNA repair protein produces MTLSLPIAAEANELLTNDPLALLIGMVLDQQSPLEKAFSSPYVLAQRLGHAPTAEELAGFDPEALVTIFATPPALHRFPKAMAARVQEVCRALVETYDGEAQNLWQGAGDGKELVKRIAALPGFGKQKSQIFAALLGKQYGVQPPGWRAAAGAYGEEGSHRSVADIVDGESLARVRAFKKEMKAAAKG; encoded by the coding sequence ATGACGCTTTCGCTGCCCATCGCCGCCGAGGCCAACGAACTGCTGACCAACGACCCCTTGGCGCTGCTCATCGGCATGGTGCTCGACCAGCAGAGTCCGTTGGAGAAGGCGTTCAGTTCGCCGTACGTGCTGGCGCAGCGGCTCGGGCATGCGCCGACCGCCGAGGAGCTCGCCGGGTTCGATCCCGAGGCGCTGGTGACGATCTTTGCCACGCCGCCTGCCCTGCACCGGTTTCCCAAGGCCATGGCGGCCCGGGTGCAGGAGGTCTGCCGGGCGCTCGTCGAGACCTATGACGGCGAGGCGCAGAACCTCTGGCAGGGCGCCGGTGATGGCAAGGAGCTGGTGAAGCGGATCGCGGCGCTGCCGGGCTTCGGGAAGCAGAAGTCGCAGATCTTCGCCGCGCTGCTCGGGAAGCAGTACGGCGTACAGCCGCCCGGCTGGCGTGCGGCCGCCGGTGCGTACGGCGAGGAGGGTTCGCACCGGTCGGTGGCGGACATTGTCGACGGGGAGTCGCTGGCGCGGGTGCGGGCGTTCAAGAAAGAGATGAAGGCCGCGGCGAAGGGCTGA
- a CDS encoding putative bifunctional diguanylate cyclase/phosphodiesterase gives MRSTSLGSNRRRWSGVALVVVVALLGTAVAWVATGNARRAEQRYAAQLMDRYTSDLTRAITTEIQRYGDTLDDVATALGAQTDLTADDFGWITNKISNRRLPGATSLGFVVSTPDSGVGALQSYWRERGASNLMLSPVDTAGEHAFAVFTRSFDGVPVVAGMDLSAAPEASDALQDAQFLGGFAVSRAYVLLKDRALPVTQQQLSFLFAVPVYRIGGAFRGWLTMGVHGRDLLTETLRTQSHGAVTAGLEDPTDRVERTIASASGGKARNYPAALDRTASVSAGLRTWRLEVHPTDQLLEETDRGIVGTTFAVAMTITLLLTLLVALLAGARNRAMSKVDAATAALRSDIERRQQVETRLRERELELEQMALHDPLTGLANRAGLDARLAEVVGTRSDVALLLIDLDDFKLVNDAYGHAAGDAMLTEFAQVLLAGVRTGDVAARIGGDEFVVLITDVPDDARAVAAAQRVLAAAASAPVRLGDDTLPVRASIGVATSRAGDSPKELLRRADIAMYQAKHLGTHGVQLHDPSMTDRRKADSLLAEDLAGALDRDELHVLYQPLVDLTDSRPIGVEALIRWRHPRLGLVSPADFIPIAERTGTITAIGLWVLETACREITRWDGLYVSVNLSPRQLQEPTLVQDVLGVLARTGLAPDRLVLEITESALVDESAGIAMLQEFREHGIRVAIDDFGTGYSSLHYLTRLPVDILKIDRSFVAELNGTPEGSGITEAILRLSQVLHLTAIAEGIETAEQAAELQLLGCGVGQGYLFARPLPPTELQDLLLSPSPRPSSLS, from the coding sequence GTGCGGTCGACGTCTCTCGGGTCGAATCGGCGACGCTGGTCGGGCGTCGCCCTCGTCGTCGTGGTCGCACTGCTCGGCACCGCCGTCGCGTGGGTGGCGACCGGCAACGCCCGCCGGGCCGAGCAGCGGTACGCGGCGCAGCTCATGGACCGGTACACCAGCGACCTGACCAGGGCGATCACCACCGAGATCCAGCGGTACGGGGACACGCTCGATGACGTCGCCACCGCCCTCGGCGCGCAGACGGATCTGACCGCCGACGACTTCGGCTGGATCACCAACAAGATCAGTAATCGCCGGCTGCCCGGTGCCACCTCGCTGGGTTTTGTCGTCAGTACGCCCGACAGCGGGGTCGGCGCGCTGCAGTCGTACTGGCGTGAGCGCGGCGCGAGCAACCTGATGCTGAGCCCGGTCGACACCGCCGGCGAGCACGCGTTCGCGGTGTTCACCCGGTCCTTCGACGGCGTGCCGGTCGTGGCGGGCATGGACCTGTCCGCCGCACCCGAGGCCTCGGACGCCCTGCAGGACGCACAGTTCCTCGGCGGTTTTGCCGTCAGCCGGGCGTACGTGCTGCTCAAGGATCGTGCTCTGCCGGTGACCCAGCAGCAGCTGTCGTTCCTCTTCGCCGTGCCGGTCTACCGCATCGGCGGCGCCTTCCGCGGCTGGCTGACCATGGGCGTCCACGGCCGTGACCTGCTCACCGAGACGCTGCGGACGCAGTCGCACGGCGCGGTGACCGCCGGCCTGGAGGATCCGACCGACCGGGTCGAACGCACCATCGCCAGCGCGTCCGGCGGCAAGGCCCGCAACTATCCCGCGGCGCTCGACCGGACCGCGAGTGTCTCTGCCGGGCTGCGCACCTGGCGGCTCGAGGTCCACCCGACCGACCAGCTGCTCGAGGAGACCGACCGCGGGATCGTCGGCACGACGTTCGCCGTGGCCATGACGATCACGCTGCTGCTGACCCTGCTCGTCGCGCTGCTTGCCGGTGCCCGCAACCGGGCGATGAGCAAGGTCGACGCCGCGACCGCCGCCCTGCGCAGCGACATCGAACGCCGCCAGCAGGTCGAGACCCGGCTGCGCGAGCGTGAGCTCGAACTCGAACAGATGGCCCTCCACGACCCCCTGACGGGATTGGCCAACCGGGCCGGGCTCGACGCCCGCCTGGCCGAGGTGGTCGGCACCCGCTCCGACGTTGCGCTCCTGCTCATCGACCTGGACGACTTCAAGCTGGTCAACGACGCGTACGGGCACGCGGCCGGCGACGCGATGCTGACCGAGTTCGCGCAGGTCCTCCTGGCCGGGGTACGCACGGGTGATGTCGCCGCGCGGATCGGCGGTGACGAGTTCGTCGTGCTGATCACGGACGTGCCGGACGACGCCAGAGCAGTCGCCGCGGCCCAGCGTGTGCTGGCCGCCGCCGCCTCCGCGCCGGTCCGGCTCGGTGACGACACCCTTCCCGTACGCGCGAGCATCGGCGTCGCCACGAGCCGGGCCGGCGACAGCCCGAAGGAACTCCTGCGCCGCGCCGACATCGCCATGTACCAGGCGAAACACCTCGGGACCCACGGCGTGCAGCTGCACGACCCGTCGATGACCGACCGCCGCAAAGCGGACTCGCTGCTCGCCGAGGACCTGGCCGGCGCCCTCGACCGCGACGAGCTCCACGTCCTCTACCAGCCGCTCGTCGACCTGACCGACAGCCGCCCGATCGGTGTCGAGGCCCTGATCCGCTGGCGGCACCCCCGCCTCGGCCTGGTCTCCCCCGCCGACTTCATCCCGATCGCCGAGCGCACCGGCACGATCACCGCCATCGGCCTCTGGGTCCTCGAGACGGCCTGCCGCGAGATCACCCGGTGGGACGGCCTGTACGTGAGCGTCAACCTGTCACCGCGCCAGCTCCAGGAGCCGACGCTGGTGCAGGACGTGCTCGGGGTGCTCGCGCGTACCGGCCTGGCCCCGGACCGCCTGGTCCTGGAGATCACCGAGTCCGCCCTGGTCGACGAGAGCGCCGGCATCGCGATGCTGCAGGAGTTCCGCGAGCACGGCATCCGCGTGGCCATCGACGACTTCGGCACGGGCTACTCGTCCCTGCACTACCTGACGCGCCTCCCGGTCGACATCCTCAAGATCGACCGCAGCTTCGTCGCCGAGCTGAACGGCACACCGGAAGGCTCCGGCATCACCGAGGCGATCCTGCGCCTGAGCCAGGTCCTGCACCTGACCGCGATCGCCGAGGGCATCGAGACGGCCGAACAGGCGGCAGAACTCCAGCTGCTGGGGTGCGGCGTCGGCCAGGGATATCTCTTCGCCCGCCCGCTGCCGCCAACGGAACTCCAGGACCTCCTGCTCAGCCCTTCGCCGCGGCCTTCATCTCTTTCTTGA